TACAAGGGTCTCTACTCAACATCTAGGAGTAATTAATGGAACAAAGGGACATTATTATTCTTCTGCGGTTCACCTTTGCGCTAGAGCTTTTCCTTACAACGTTACATGTCTGAAGCAATGGACGGACTGAGCTGGGTTGAGGCTAGTGGGAAAAGTTCTGTGGCTGGGTGCTAGGATTGCTCTTGCTGCCCAGCTCTTTGATTTGAAGGAGGTCGAAAAGGTCTTGTGGGTTCCAGTTTCCCTTCGGGCTCTTCACACACAAATCCAGCTGCTTTAACGGGGGGAAGCCCTGCTCCTTCTCCGTCAGTTccagcagctgcttcagcagGCTTGAAGTCTCGTCTCTGTTGGTGCTGCTGTAGAGATCTGAGGGATCTTGGCTCTTCTGCGAATCCCACATGGCATTCGAAAGCGAAATAtccctgctgctggctgtgtgcaCACTGCCTAGGGCATTGTGGAGCCACATCAGGCGCTTCAGCCCTTGAAATGCCCTCCCTTTGTCATGCATGAGCTGATGCTCCGTCACTGCTCTTTTACTGCAACAACGGGAAGAAAGAGTTAGGTTAGGAACCAAGCACGGCCAGATCTAAGCTACTGTTTCAAACGTGGCAGATTTGCAGCCGTCAGTTTTAGATGCTTCTCTAAACTGAGGAAGGAGCGTTGGTGGAGTCCACCCAGGATGTGGAGGACAGCCCCGAGGCGAGGCTCGTAGGGCTGGTGCTCGCAGCCAGCCTGGCCCTTGCAGAGCCCGCGGCGTGAGCACTCCCCTGCAGGCGAGCTCGGGCAGGCCGGGAGGCAGCCAGTTCCTGAAGATGGGAAGCTGAAAAACTGTGCCATTCCCAAAAGGTATTCCTTGgatcaccttttttttaaaaaaataaacaacaccccccccccaaaaaaaaaaaacaaaacaaccaaccaaccaaccaaccccaccAGACTGGGGAGACAGCGACAAAATTACCTTAGCAGGCTTTAAAAGCTCTTAGAGAGATCTGGTCTTTCCCTAATTTGGGTTCTTTTCAGCGGTTTAAACACCAGAATAAAATTCCCTTTTCATGACCTTAGTGTTCTAGGattgttgggtttgtttctttctttccagagctGTAAATCAGGAGTAATTTAACTGAAGTCAGTGTccatgaaattaaaaaaccccttatCTTTCTCCCGATACACCAAAAATTTTGAGCCAAATATTGAGTGGGGAGGGCAGGCTAATTCTGGGATgcaatatttctgaatttcaggcTGTTTAGATAAACACCTCACTGCAGCTATAGGCTCTCACTGCAGATTTGGATCTGAATGGGAACCTAAATACAGAATTGTAGTGTGTGCCATTTCCACAGCTTGCATTGAACATCCTGACGTGGTTTGCTGCGCTGTGCTTAAAAGCATCAACTGAAATGTGGTGTATGTTACGCATCTAAAAACGCAATCGGTCTGATTTTGTACTGCATAGAGGGCGATGTAAAATGTTGCCATATCAGATGTAAGAGGATTTTCCTTCCACCATGCTCTGGAGTAAATGCCAGCGGTGGGGAATACAGCCCATTAAATCGAAGGCAAGCAGTCTTCTAATGGTATTAAGTAAAAGGATGATATTGCTTACTTTTCAGTGTCTTGACATGTTGCgaaacaggcaaaaaaaagaaTTGCCAAAAATGTAACCATCTGCAGAGATCTCTGGGGCAggaacattttctctcttctttaaaTCTGCTCCACAGGACAAGAAGCCGGCAGTATGatcaaaaatcttttttcctctgttctttctttcaccTGACAAAATGAATTTCAGCCTTTAAGCACTGGGAAAAGTGGAGCATTGTACTATGTTACATCATCCCTGGACCGCCCAGAACATCAGGCCTGTGGATTTGTAATATATACCAGTAAAAGATTAATAGATTTCATAGTATATTTCTACATTTCCTTCCTAAGAGTCC
The sequence above is a segment of the Strix uralensis isolate ZFMK-TIS-50842 chromosome 24, bStrUra1, whole genome shotgun sequence genome. Coding sequences within it:
- the LOC141954151 gene encoding parathyroid hormone 4-like codes for the protein MFLPQRSLQMVTFLAILFFACFATCQDTENKRAVTEHQLMHDKGRAFQGLKRLMWLHNALGSVHTASSRDISLSNAMWDSQKSQDPSDLYSSTNRDETSSLLKQLLELTEKEQGFPPLKQLDLCVKSPKGNWNPQDLFDLLQIKELGSKSNPSTQPQNFSH